One Bombina bombina isolate aBomBom1 chromosome 5, aBomBom1.pri, whole genome shotgun sequence DNA segment encodes these proteins:
- the LOC128659701 gene encoding gastrula zinc finger protein XlCGF7.1-like has protein sequence MFLRHQMIHAGEKPFTCVECGKSFTRKGDLLAHHRIHTGEKPYTCTECGKSFSQKGNLIAHLRIHTAEKPFTCTECGESFKLKGALVSHFKVHTNEKPYTCMQCGKGFPRKGNLLVHEKIHTGEKPHMCTECGKSFKLKNTLYTHQKSHTNEKPYACEECGKCFTQKQYLLNHQRIHTEEKPFTCKECGKSFRQKGDLQSHQRIHTGEKPYTCTECGKSFALKGNLLSHYMIHTGEKPFACMECGKNFSRKTTLVRHQKGHNGENQITLYAPDESQT, from the coding sequence ATGTTTCTCAGACATCAGATGATACACGCAGGTGAGAAACCTTTTACTTGTGTAGAGTGTGGCAAAAGCTTTACAAGAAAGGGAGATCTTCTTGCTCATCATAGAATCCACACAGGGGAGAAGCcatacacatgtacagagtgtggcaaAAGCTTTTCACAAAAGGGGAACCTTATAGCGCACCTCCGGATTCACACAGCAgagaagcctttcacatgtacagagtgcggTGAAAGTTTTAAACTGAAAGGAGCCCTAGTTTCTCATTTTAAAGTACACACAAATGAGAAACCCTATACCTGTATGCAATGCGGTAAAGGCTTTCCACGGAAAGGAAATCTATTAGttcatgaaaagattcacacaggagaaaaaccacaTATGtgcacagagtgtggaaaaagcttcAAACTCAAGAACACACTTTATACGCACCAGAAGAGTCACACCAATGAGAAACCATATGCATGTGAAGAGTGTGGTAAATGCTTTACTCAGAAGCAGTACCTCCTAAATCATCAAAGAATTCACACAGAGGAGAAACCCTTCACGTGCAAAGAGTGCGGAAAAAGTTTTAGGCAAAAGGGGGACCTACAATCCCACCAAAGGATTCACACTGGAGAAAAACCGTACACATGTACAGAGTGCGGCAAAAGCTTTGCTTTAAAAGGAAACCTACTCTCTCACTACATGATTCACACGGGAGAGAAACCTTTTGCGTGTATGGAGTGTGGGAAAAACTTTTCACGTAAGACCACACTAGTCAGGCACCAAAAGGGTCACAATGGTGAGAATCAGATTACACTTTATGCACCAGATGAATCACAGACCTAA